Sequence from the Candidatus Woesearchaeota archaeon genome:
CCTCTGAAAAGAAATTACTCAATGTCCTTCCATTCCCTTATTGCCTGCTCATAGCGCTCAGGGGTTCCAACATCAATCCACATCCCTGAAAAGGAGTATCCTATAAGCCTGCTGCTTCCTGCAAGCTTTGGAAAGACATCATTCTCAAGCATGGAAAATCCCTTTGGAATCATGTCAAGCACAGGGCGCTCAAGAATGTAAAGCCCTGCGCTTATGAGCTTTGAAGGCGCATCCTCCCTTTTCGGCTTCTCAACAAAAGCAGTAATCTTGTCGCCGTTCATCAATGCAACGCCGTAATTGCTTGGGTCGTCTATTGTTGTCAGTGCAATTGTTGCAATGCTGCTGTGGCTCTTGTGAAAGCTGTACATCTCAGCAAGGTTTATGTCCATTAAGTCGTCTGCATTGCATACAATAAAGCTGCCCTCAATGTAAGGAGTGGCAAGCCTTAGCGCGCCTGCTGTCCCCAATGGCTCGCTCTCCTCAACATAGGTTATGCTAACCCCGAAATTCCTGCCGTTCCCAAAAAATTCCTTTATTTTATCGGCCTTGTAGCCCACGGATATTATTATGTTCTTTATTCCGAATTTCCTGAAAAGGCATATTGCATGATAGAGAAGGGGCTTGTCATGCAGTGGAATCATGGGTTTGGGAATCTCAGATGTTATCGGCCCGAAGCGCTTTCCCTTCCCTCCGGCA
This genomic interval carries:
- a CDS encoding nucleotidyltransferase family protein is translated as MKERVTFTIDSEILKQIDSTIDGSMIKNRSHAAEILIAKALGNNAPKTAVILAGGKGKRFGPITSEIPKPMIPLHDKPLLYHAICLFRKFGIKNIIISVGYKADKIKEFFGNGRNFGVSITYVEESEPLGTAGALRLATPYIEGSFIVCNADDLMDINLAEMYSFHKSHSSIATIALTTIDDPSNYGVALMNGDKITAFVEKPKREDAPSKLISAGLYILERPVLDMIPKGFSMLENDVFPKLAGSSRLIGYSFSGMWIDVGTPERYEQAIREWKDIE